In the Pseudomonas sp. ADAK2 genome, one interval contains:
- a CDS encoding ATP-binding protein, producing MTDTPHFPLSAVVGADDLKLALYLTAIDPKIGGVLIEGPRGMAKSTLARGLADLLASGQFVTLPLGATEERLVGTLDLDAALSDGRAQFSPGVLAKADGGVLYVDEVNLLPDHLVDLLLDVAASGTNLIERDGISHRHSARFVLIGTMNPEEGELRPQLLDRFGLNVALSGHTAPTERGQIIRRRLDFDSDPQGFCADWESQQHALRERCQQARGTLANIPLDDAALAQITERCFAAGVDGLRADLVWLRAARAHAAWRGARAITAEDIDAVAEFALRHRRREHSHPAPQQSQPPASQNANPSEGQGQWGEMPAEALPVGARREVPSWPKKP from the coding sequence ATGACCGACACCCCCCATTTCCCGCTCTCCGCCGTGGTCGGCGCCGATGACTTGAAGCTCGCCCTGTACCTGACCGCCATCGACCCGAAAATCGGTGGCGTGCTGATCGAAGGCCCGCGTGGCATGGCCAAGTCGACCTTGGCCCGTGGCTTGGCGGACCTGCTTGCCAGCGGCCAGTTCGTCACCTTGCCCCTGGGCGCCACCGAAGAGCGCCTGGTCGGCACCCTCGACCTCGACGCCGCCCTCAGCGACGGCCGTGCGCAGTTTTCCCCCGGCGTGCTAGCCAAGGCTGACGGCGGCGTGCTGTACGTCGATGAAGTCAATCTGCTGCCCGATCACCTCGTCGACCTGCTGCTCGACGTCGCCGCCAGCGGCACCAACCTGATCGAGCGCGACGGCATTTCCCATCGGCATTCGGCCCGGTTCGTGCTGATCGGCACCATGAACCCGGAAGAGGGCGAGTTGCGCCCGCAACTGCTCGACCGCTTTGGCCTGAACGTCGCCCTCAGCGGGCACACTGCGCCGACGGAGCGCGGCCAGATCATTCGCCGACGCCTGGATTTCGACAGCGATCCCCAAGGTTTCTGCGCCGATTGGGAAAGCCAGCAACACGCATTGCGCGAACGCTGCCAGCAGGCGCGCGGTACATTGGCAAATATTCCCCTGGATGACGCCGCACTGGCGCAGATCACCGAGCGCTGTTTTGCCGCCGGCGTCGATGGCCTGCGCGCCGATCTGGTCTGGCTGCGTGCCGCCCGGGCCCACGCCGCCTGGCGCGGGGCCAGGGCGATCACTGCAGAAGACATCGACGCGGTCGCCGAGTTTGCCTTGCGCCATCGCCGCCGCGAGCATTCCCACCCGGCGCCGCAACAGTCGCAACCCCCCGCGAGCCAAAACGCCAACCCGAGCGAAGGCCAGGGCCAGTGGGGCGAAATGCCCGCCGAGGCGCTGCCGGTCGGCGCCCGACGTGAAGTGCCGAGCTGGCCAAAAAAGCCCTAG
- a CDS encoding vWA domain-containing protein encodes MAKKALGIRPRSDAGANARPRAGRLDHGRQGKRRAAPQGSINWPGTLLNGRPRQHEDLLFHLRTRSPHELWLVIVDASASTRRHQALSDAKGLLAQLFDDAYRQRARLALLTASGHTPKWQVQGLKASSGLRNWLDDLGAGGGTPLLAALGEAGRWLGTRRKRYPAEQQRLLLVTDGRLKEWSGLPVLDCPGLLIDIERGPIRLGRAKVLATQLQAEYRHIDDV; translated from the coding sequence CTGGCCAAAAAAGCCCTAGGCATTCGCCCTCGATCTGACGCGGGGGCGAATGCCAGACCCCGGGCCGGACGGCTGGACCATGGCCGACAAGGCAAGCGCCGTGCGGCACCGCAAGGCTCGATCAACTGGCCCGGTACTTTGCTCAACGGCCGTCCGCGCCAGCATGAAGACCTGCTGTTTCACCTGCGCACCCGTTCGCCCCATGAACTGTGGCTGGTGATCGTCGACGCCTCGGCCTCGACCCGACGTCATCAGGCGTTGAGCGACGCCAAGGGCCTGCTGGCGCAACTGTTCGACGATGCCTACCGCCAGCGCGCGCGGCTGGCGTTGTTGACTGCCAGTGGCCACACGCCGAAATGGCAAGTGCAAGGCTTGAAGGCTTCCAGCGGTTTGCGCAACTGGCTCGACGACCTGGGGGCGGGCGGTGGCACGCCGTTGCTGGCGGCACTCGGCGAGGCGGGACGTTGGCTGGGCACGCGGCGCAAACGCTACCCGGCGGAACAGCAGCGCTTGTTGCTGGTGACCGATGGGCGACTGAAGGAATGGTCCGGCCTGCCGGTGCTGGACTGTCCGGGGCTGCTGATTGATATCGAGCGCGGGCCGATTCGGCTCGGACGGGCTAAGGTGTTGGCTACGCAGTTGCAGGCGGAGTATCGGCATATCGATGACGTGTAG